Within Citrus sinensis cultivar Valencia sweet orange chromosome 1, DVS_A1.0, whole genome shotgun sequence, the genomic segment CGTATTACTCAAACTTACTATTATTGTTGATGTAAATGAAATATGAGTTGTTTTTTCTTGGATTCTATTTGcgtcattttttgttttaaagtttttgaaattaattctaatttagTAAGAAATTGACGGTTTAGTTTTGTTTTAGCCAAAGACTCTTTTCAACgctcaatttatttatttagttccCTCTGCTCCGCACGCATCCGCAGCTTTTATTTGATGTTGGgtaaaaaatatagagaaaataaacacGTTGATGCCATTTCAGTATGCGTGTCCCTTAATTCAAACCTCAAGAGTGTATTATTATTACGGGAGcgattttctttcaataattcaaatttctattGTAATACATGGTCGTATTcagtgagagagagaaaaaaataaacctcATCCCTAAGGCTTCTTTGAAACTGAAGCACAACGGCTTTTATTATCAGTAAGtattattatctaaaaatGGGGAAAGAATCTGAAACCAtctccaaaaacaaaaaatgataaacTGAACAAATATATGATCATTAGAAGTCGCTTCAACTGATGTAGTCTGTCTTCAAAAATTTCTGCACATTTGTTGTTAAAGAAAGTAGATTAAGAGGGATGATAAAGCAACATCATTTACAAATACATCGATATATCAGGGTGGTTGCTGCAAATTTGCCGAAAGGCCAACCGGTTTTTGATTCTCTCAAGAAATTTGGAATTCCCTTCTCACTTTGCAAGAATATCCTATACAGAAATCGTATTTCTATAATGATCCAACACTAACCAGGCTAGGGGGCAGCCGAAAGAATGGAAGCTACTCATAACCTTCAATAAGTACCAGCTGTCTCAAGCTTGTGCAGTCACTTCCCTACAAGTTTATAGTAGGCATACAAACCAGAGCCAAGAAAACCAAGCAATTGCCCAAAAACATTCAGCTGCAAGCCAAAAAATATCAAGACTATTACAAAGTGGGAGTAAAAACAAGAGAGGAAATACTAGCGACAAACATACTATCTAGATTGAAAGCAGTAAGATTCAGCCACTTACAAAATCAAACGGAAGCCCACCAAATAGTATCCAGCCGAGTCCAATGGTAAAAAGATCCTACAATGACATAATACTAGAAAATGTAAAAGCAAGTATAAAGAGGATGTTCCAGAAATTGATTTGGGAGTTAAATTAGTGTTTGATGAACATCATGAAAGTGCAAGCAgcaaattcaaacaaagacTATATATTACGTTATTTGAAAACATGTTATGCCATATGAGACCCCCACACCcccatcaccaccaccacccgGCCAACCCTAGGTTTCAGCTCTATAGACAATACGTGTGCAAACCAAAATTGGTGGCAATTGCTATATGAAGAGTAGTTGGAAAACAAACCTTCAGATTACCGCAAATTGTCTGTGTGACTGCCGAATTAAGAGTTGTATTCAGGAATATACTGTAATTCAAGAAGAAGGCCAGTATACAGGAAAAACACAGCACAACCTGCCCAAGGatgataaaacaacaaattGTGTCAGTCAAATCACCTTATGCCAGCTGTTTTCAAGAACAACGTCAACAAGCTCTGCATATTTAACAGAGGCCACAAACTGTCAAAGCGCAAAGTTACTGTCTATATTGAAGAAACTAATTTCCATTGGTGAGCTGGAAGTACCAAGAAGCCAGGGGAAAGCAGGTATGGAAAGTTGATGGTTGTCTCCAAGTCACCTCGAAGAAATGTCCAAAGCAGCAAAAGCGGTCCACATATAACACCTAATATAGAAACAAATAGATCGTCATGTCAGATCTTGAACTCAGGATATGAACTTGTGGGGGAAATATTTTAGGAGCATCCTAAGGCATGCTTCAAATTAGGATCTGTTAGATTACCATTGCACCACATAAGGCCAAAGCTATTAAGGCCACTAGACTTCCCtgagaaaaaatgaataaaagtatCAGAATACATAAGAATGATGCTAAGCTAGTGAAGTGGAAAAGAGATTAAAAGATttctcaataataaaattagtacGAGCACTACCAATGCGAGCTATGGTTGCAAGATATATTGCTGTGGTGATGTTGGCTAAGAAAACAACGGCATATCCAAAGAAGTCAAATGACAAATCCCGAGCTCCAGCAACAAATGCACCAAGAATTATCAACCCAACACTGATAAAACCTTAAAATTTTTCAGTCGAGCGAAGGAATCAGAAACATGGCAGTTCAAAGAAAGGACCTCACAACTTTTCCAGTTATAAAAATCATTCATTTATCATATTCTGAATCACAATGTAGTCAAACACCCAGAACGAGACACTTATACTGTCACAGGACCAAAATAGTTGTAATGCAAATAGGGATCATTTACCTTCCTACAACAGGAGGTGTATACTTTTGCCCAGCCAGAAAATACTCCATAATCATAGTAAATGCCACTGTGGTACGCCTAAGGGTAGTGTACATGGGAACATTTACTCCGCGGACAGACTCCACACTGACCACCTTACAAGAAGAAGAGGAGTGATTACATATTAGTTACAACCAAAAAGCTGATACTAAAAAGGTTGCACCTAAGCTGTTCAATATTACATAATGAACATTATCAAGACAAACCATGTAAAGCAAATAGGCCACTGCCAGAGGAAGGGTATGCATCAATGTCTTCAAGGGTACAAAGGTAGAGCTGCTATCAGATGTCATTAAAGAATCACCCATggtgaaattaataatcttcCAGCGCCTCAAGAAATAGAGAAAAGAACAAGAACTTATCATCtgcagggaaaaaaaaaacttaaacatagatataaaattatgaagagATTGTAATGCATCTGAATATTATTCTGCTGACAGTTATGCTACAGAGTGAAAGATATGGATAATATCCAGAAGCAGGAAAAGTAGTGTAAAAGGTACATAAGCGCCAATTAAATTAGGTGTTTTTTTAACTTGGGATTGGAAcatgaggttttttttttaacttcggACTGTAACATCGGATTAGGAAGAAAGATCTGTAGATCGTCACATCAAGACAAGATTACCAGGTAGACCAGATACTTGTGACTGAGGGTAGTTTGATCCTGACCTATCGAACAAGCTCAAGATATTTTAAGCTTTTCTAAGTCTAAGCTTGCTATGGACCGTAGGGAAAGTTCTGCCAAAGTTTATGATATAGAGAGGTATAAGGTCCAAATATCTGATAACCAATAGGACTATACTTTCATCCTTTTCATTGTATCTaagttcatttatttcaaatggagaACAATCATGCTAGATATTTACTTCTGCAACAAGTACATGGTCTATATTGCTTTCACACATCAATATTACTTAGCAATGAAAGAGTAAGTTTacaaaaaacattaataaaagagaacataaagataaaatgataaatgagGAATTGGGGAAGTATCCACCTGAAGAAGTGTTATGACATTTGCACACGGGAAATTATAAGAAGAAAGAGCTGCCTTATTGAACATTACGAGAAGCACTGCAAAAATAGACAGAAAACACCTAATCAATTGAACACATTATTGgagaaacaaagaaacatCAAACGTCTAGCTCCAAAAAAGGCATACTAAGAAACATGATTCAGCTACAAATAGTACAAACTAAGTTCTGTTCTTGTACTAGTATCTTCTTACtacaataactaaaaattggAACCGAGCATTTGACGAGTGcgatatataatataaattatgactAATATTAATAGAGACAAAAGTTCTCAACTTAGGTCTTGTTTGGGATGAaggtattgtaatttttaagttataactggtgtgaaaaaaaatctgtaactataaatataaattaataatatgcagtaaatataaattttaaataatattttgacagaattattaaagatataataaaattttcattatacaagagaaaaatcatatcaatatagcttttaagctacatcAACTAGTGTTTAACAAACACTTTAgtactataacttttaagctacagctgttTAACCTCAataccaaacgcacccttagtCACATAAACAGTTCAATTCAACCAAAAGTTTAGGAAATTTACAGGCtgccaaattaaaaatttcttcagTTAAACCTAAGTTCAGCAAATAAAATCCAAGAtgcataatttcaaaatcgaAACAGTAATagagaaagaaattgaataataaaaaatgaaatgaaattaatacCAGCACAGGCCATGTAAGAGATAGCGGCATTGGCGCCACGCCTGGTCATGGCGGATCCTCTGAAGAGTTTCTCGTCGCCTTTGAGGAGTCGTTCTTTCTCTCCTTCATCGCCTCTTGCAGGTTCCGACACGGGGAGCATCGGACTTTTCGATGAATTAGACGCCATCTGCCTCCGCCTCTGCTTCGGagaattgtaaatttatttatttaattaattagcgaTACACTGACCTGGACTGGAGGTGAGGCGGGCGATGGATTCAACATTTCATTATTCAGAATGGATCGGTCAATGCTTTAGAATCAAAGCCCAACAAAAGCTCAGTCAACGCtctttttacaattttgtttCCGTAAAGCACCTAAACGCAGCGTTTCGCGTGCTTACCTACGAAGTTACATTATGTAGCTTAGTGCAACATCGTTCTTTCGGATTTTTTTTctgcataaaaaattataaaaggtGAAAGCAAGTTGCACTGGAGACTGGACCgcgttaattttttttaaaatgagatattaatgtttaattttgtagCTTCAAATGAATAATTATGAAGCAGCTCaagttgaaaagaaaattaatatgaataattaaagaattttttgccatccctactcgCACCTCGCAGCAATTTTAGTCCATATAAATTgccaaatttttatcaaataagcGATGTATTGGAATGTCGTATATTagaaatatgtaaattttaattgaaagttAAATAATATTCCTCTCACTAGTTACTAAAAAATCAAGCCTCGTAAGATTCCCTTTAACTGAATATGCAACTAACTCTTGATAACTAAATCCACCaaaacattttgtttcataattttctcgAAAACCCTTCTCTGTTTAACATTTCGGAAacgaaaatatatttaaatgaacATTACAAATGGTGAAGATTTTTTTGATTAAACGAGACGAGGAAAATTACTAGAAAAGAATGAGAAACCAATCAATCGAATATTGGTTAATATGTAATCGATCAAGTACTACTGGAAAATGGCTCTTCTGCTCAGAAATAAAATGTTCAAATGCTCCTGAAAATCCTTGTACTGTTTATATCTATATGTATTAGGATTCCTATTTATGAATCCCTCGGTTCTCTTGGTAGCGCTCAAGAGAATAAATTAACCTTGGAAAAAAGATCAATCTTTCGTAGGTTGGCCAACCACAACCAGTATCTAATTGTTGATTAATTTCTTggtgttttcatttttacattTGGGTTGTTTCgtagcaataaaacaattaggTTTCCAGGTTTTATATATAGAGATTTCTTTCTAGCTAGATCAGCTTTTAGaatattttgttctttctGTTTCTCCTGTTAATTTTCTTGGCTCATTGCTAAATCAAGTTACAAGATCATATTCATCGTGATCCATTATTCTCTCGAATTTATGTGTCGGAATTAATGCATCATTCAAAgattcatttatataatacaaacggagaaaaatgtaatttattttattgcaagTTGTTTGTAATTATCTAGATATCTTAATAAACATTCTTTATCATATATTAACAcgtgattttaaataataatttttacagaAATGATCGtggaaaaaaatcatgttaGCTTTGAATCAAAGCTTGCAAGCATTTACTGAACTCTCTATGGTTATGGCTTTAAACCACTACTCCCAAGTCTCACTAGAGTACCAAATCAAGCCTACAAAACACTTTACAGTTATGGCTTTAAATTAACCAAAACTTTTTGACAAATGAAGCCTACACCTGTGTTATTGGACCCTTGTATATCAACTTAAGCTAATTTTGAGGTCAGTGGTTTCTCTAACAAGCTGAAGATTTACGTTAATTATTCGACAGATTTGTATATAGCATTTAGTGAAGGTCCAAAGCAGCCTTCTGTCCTCCTTCCCACGTGTGACATTGGAGATATATGAACCCAGACCAGGTTATGAGATTTTAGGGAACATTTAACATCAATGTCGAGGACACACAAGTAATGATAGAGAGATGGCTGTGTTTCTGACGGTGCCACCTCTGAATTTACCAAGTACTTTGAATGAATGtgatatatgtatatatatatatatatatatatatatatatatatatatatatatatatatatatatatatatatatatatatatatatctatctGTATATAAGAGTATAAATGCATGCATGGGTCTCAATCTTTGAAAGAGTTTCTTATCCTGAAAGCcaagtgaaattaaattaaaaccttTCCTTTCTCTAAAGAGCTCTATTATTGCTTGGGATGCTTTGATCCCTTTGATGGGGGACCTCAAGAAGATAAGAAGAACACAAATGAATGTTTTTCCGGTACAAAACCACCCACTTGCTATAAGATTAAACGCGTGGGACCTCCGCATTAATTCTTTATGGTAATTAATTGATAGCTTAGGTTTTggttaattcattattatgcttttttttttttctggttcATATTCAAAGCCGTCAAAACTTTGATCGGTTCAATATAGGATAGTGGGTTTACTTAGTTAATAAACTCCAATGTAATGATTCATTTCGCGTGTTTAAGCAGGTTTAATTGACtactttttgtttaaatacaccatattttcttccattatttgattaaaaactTTTCTCTGGTTGATATCGATCGATAAAAGCAAGTTAAATTTTGCTAGTTTTATGCagatctaattattaatttgactatttttttgttcaggaaaaaaaatatatgggcTGCCGAAGGAAAGTTTTTCATATTGAAACTTTATTCAATTTAACTCAACTAATCAATATTGATAGTTGGAGTAGATTTTTGAATTAGTTTCAGTGAATTTCTAAACGATACTTATGAATGTATGGTTCCAATAAATCACATATTGTACCATATCGGCAGATTAGaactattattaaaaaaaatggggaaaaaaaactcaaacttAATTCTCATTTTCGCATTCACATTCGCAAAAGGCACATATATACTTTGGGTACTTTTAGATAAGGGCGTTTGGATTCATGACCACCGCTGCTGCTGCATGCCAGCTAAAGAGACAGTGAATTATGTGCACAATCTGATCATTTAGCCTACTTGGTTGCTGGGTTCCACCACACGAGCTGATTAATGGGACTGGTCATGCATGAAGATAATTCCATTATGCTGTTGCTGGTTTGAATTTGTGTCGAACTACGTAGATACGCCATAGCCGGCCGCGCGGGGTTCTTCACGCTGCTCATCACGTGAACTTCACAAGGATTCCTCTTCCAATGTTCCAAAACAAGAATAATATCGAAACCCTACCACTCTTCTAAAATTCTAAAGGAAATGATACTtagcaaaagaaaagagaaaaagaaaattacaaatattaaaatttgaaaaaaatctccctatttattttttagccaaacaaaaaaaaattagaaaaaaataatcattt encodes:
- the LOC102625745 gene encoding UDP-N-acetylglucosamine transporter UGNT1, which translates into the protein MASNSSKSPMLPVSEPARGDEGEKERLLKGDEKLFRGSAMTRRGANAAISYMACAVLLVMFNKAALSSYNFPCANVITLLQMISSCSFLYFLRRWKIINFTMGDSLMTSDSSSTFVPLKTLMHTLPLAVAYLLYMVVSVESVRGVNVPMYTTLRRTTVAFTMIMEYFLAGQKYTPPVVGSVGLIILGAFVAGARDLSFDFFGYAVVFLANITTAIYLATIARIGKSSGLNSFGLMWCNGVICGPLLLLWTFLRGDLETTINFPYLLSPGFLVVLCFSCILAFFLNYSIFLNTTLNSAVTQTICGNLKDLFTIGLGWILFGGLPFDFLNVFGQLLGFLGSGLYAYYKLVGK